TCATCTTCTACTGTTCCATTGTTAAATGTAAAGTCATACTCTTTTGCAGCTTCTGCTTCTCCACTTAATGTTACAGTGTGAACTAAAGAAGTTCCTTCTGTTTGTGTATCACTTGTTACACTTGATACTTCTATATCTTCTTCATTTGCTTGAGGATCATCTGTAGTAGTTGCAGTTTCATCATCATTATTAGTAGTTCCTTCAACATCAACTAAATTTCCATCTGGATCATTAAACTCTAGCCCAGTTCCTCTTCCTTCTGCTCCATAAGTGTTTCCACTAATAGCCTCTGATGCAAAAAATGTAGATGCACCGTTTGAAGTTGATTCACCTGCTGCAGCTGCTTCTAACTGTTCTGCTAATGAACCGAAATCATCTATTATAATTCCATTTTGATTTGTGCTACCATCTGTTTGAGCAAGCAAATCTTTTAATTCTCTAATAATATTATCACTTTTAAATTCAGGGTTTAATACTGTTTGATTAAGTTCATCCATACCTTCTTGGTCATTTATAATTCCAAGTACAGATTTATTTTCAGTTAGTAAGCTAGATTCTTTAATTAATTTTGCCATATCTTCAAATTTAAACTTATATTTTTGTCCATCTTTATTGAACAAAATTTCAATAGAGTCTTCCCCATCACTTAAGTTAAACTTGTATTTTTTGGCATCTAAATTCTCAAAGTAAAACTGTTGTCCTGGTTCTGGTTTAATAACCATTCCATCCGTTAATTCTCTAACTTCTTTTGAACCATCTACATTTTTAATTATCACTTTAATCATAGTACTACCCTCATTATTAGAATTTCATACTATCCATTATATATGAAAAAAGTTTCTTTTGAGACACTTTTGCAGGTTTTATAAATATTTTTATTGCTAGTTTTATTATTATTTTAAAGGTGAGATTATTTTAAAATTTGCTCCATAATTTTTATTAGAAACAAGAAGCTTTCCATTCATATTCTTTTCGATAATTAATTTTGACATAAAAAGCCCTATTCCAGTACCTTCCTTTTTACCATAAGTAAAAAAAGGTTTAAAAATATTATCAACAGGTGTTACTTCAATTCCACCTGCATTATCTTCAACACTAAGAATAGAATTTTTATTATCAGAATCTAAAGTTATAATAATTTTAGGTTCTTTTATTTTTCTATCAACTAAAGCATCTTTTGCATTATTTAATAGATTTATTAAAACTTGAGTATATTCATTTTTATAGCCATAAATAGTAGGATTATTTTTAATAACGATATCAACAAAAATCCCATTTTTACGTAGCCCTGTGATGATTATTCCTAAAGAAGAGTTTATTTGATCAGAGAGTTTAAACTCGGTTTTTTCTTTATTGGTTGCAAAGAAGTTTTTGAAGTCATCTATTGTATTTGACATATATTTGGTTATATGATTTAGTTTAGAAATAGAGTCTAATAACTCATCATTATTTATACTTTTATTAAAATTGAGTTTAGCTTCAATAGGAATAAATAAAGAAGACAACTCCATTAAGGGTTGTCTCCATTGGTGGGCAATATTCTCTAGCATTTCACCCATTGCAGCAAGTTTATTTTGTTGAAAAATTATTTCATCTTTTTGTCTATTTTTTTCAACTTCTATAGCAACTAATTTTTCTAACTCTTTATTTTGTTCTTCTAACTCCATAAAATCTTCTAAACTAGTTTGCTTCATTTTTGCCTCTTTTAGTTTTATTTAATCTCTATTTTAAACTCTACTCTTCTTGATAACTCAGGATTTTCAGAACCATCACTATTTAATATTAACTCTTTTGAAGATTTACCTACTGCTTTAAAAGTATTATCTATAAAACTTTCATTTTCAATAACTATAGAATCTAAGCTTGTTTTTAAATACTCTAAAACTGCATCTGCTCTTTCTTGTGATAGAGCCATATTTTTACTAAATTTTTCTTCTTCTGATTTAGCACTACTATAAGCTGATGATGTATGACCTTCTACATAAACATTTTTTATAGAATTTTTATATTCAACTAAAGCAGCTATATATCTAGGGAAGAAATCCGATAAAATATTTTTGTACTCTTGCTTAAGATTATTACTTCCTCTTTCAAACATTAAAGAAGGGTTATTAAATCTAAATATTAATCTATTTTCATCAAAAGAAGCATTCCATTTTGCGAAATCATTTTCAAACTCTTTTTTTAATAATGCAGGTAAACTATTGATTGCTTTTATCTCTAGTTCTTCAGAGGTAAGACCCTTTTCATTAATTGAATTTACAGAAATTGCATCAACTCTATAATAACCATTTAAAAGTTTTTCTTCTACTTGTGCACACCATCTTTTCCCTAAAATATTAGCTTCTATTACACTTTCTCCTGAATCAAATGAAATTTGAATTCTTCTTACATCCTCATCATAGATATCTCCACAAATATTTGGCGTATTATCAGTTAATATTCCGTATTCATCTATTGAGATTTGATTATAAAATTGTGTATTTGTAGTTTTTTTAGGAGTTATTACTTTGCCAATACATTCTTGTTGAATATTCTTTGAACTAAGTAATTTTGCTGTTCTATTATCATTTAATTCTCTCGCATACTCATAAACAGAAACACCCTTTTCATCTTTTGCATTTATTTTTGCACCATTACATATTAGAAGTTCTGACATAAAAGTATAACCTTTTTTTACAGAATCAATTAAAGGTGTATCAAAATAATTGTCTTTTGTATTTATTTGGGCACCCTTTGATATAAGAACTTTTGCTATATCAAAATGATTAAATCTTGCAGCAATATGTAAAGGGGTATAACCATATTCATCTTTTGTATCTATATTCTCTTTATTAAGTAATTCATTTAATAACATCATATCATTTACTCTAACAGCGTAGTGTAAATCTTTTTCAACAGGTGAGCCTGTATTTTTAGTTGCACAACCTGCAAAAACACTTAGTATAAAAACTAAACTAAAAAAATATTTATTCATTTTTTTCCTTATCTTTCATGTAAAGCATTTTGCTTTACTTTTAATATTGGTTTTAATATAAAGTCAAGTATTGTCTTTTTACCAGTAATAATATCAACAGAAGCCACCATACCTGGAATAATTGGTAGTTTCTCACCATTACGTTCTAAATAATTCTTCTCTGTTCTTACAATAACTCTATAATAACTTTTACCCTCTTTTGATTCCTTATCTACAATACTATCAGCAGAGATTTCTGTGATTTTTGCATCTAATCCACCATAAATTGAAAAATCATAGGCAGTTATTTTTACAATTGCTTTTTGACTAGGATTAATAAAAGCAATATCTTTAGGATCAATCTTTGCTTCAACTAATAAAATATCACTTTGAGGAACTATTTCAACTAAATCTACCCCTGGTTGGATTACTCCACCTATTGTATTAAAATATAACTGCTTCACTATTCCATCTACTGGCGAAACAATAGTTGTTTTAGCAACTTTATCTTTATCTCCCACTAATCTTGCTTCAAATTTACTAATTAATCCAACAGTTTCTTGTAAAGTATTTGAAGCTTCCGCTCTAAAATTATTTAATTTTTCAGATACTCTACTTTTTGCTTCTTGTATCGCTAGTTCAGACCTTTTTACAGATAATAAAGCTGTTTCTAATTCAGAACTTACATCTGTATACTCTTTTTCTATATTTAAAAGTTCATATTTAGACTTAACCCCTCTTCTTACAAGCTTATGAATTGTTTCCCTTTGTTCTTTTATAAGGGCAAAACTTTTTTTAAGATTCTTAATAGTATTTTTTATTTCAGTTAATTCTTGTCTTTTTTGTGCAAGTTGAGTTTCCAAAACATCTACTGATGATTTTAACTCTTCATATCTATTAGCTAAAAGAGTCTGTTCCAATCTATCATAACCTGATTTATCTTCTAATACTTCTTTAGGAAACTCCAAAATAGGAACTGGTTTTGTTAAGTCTAAAGTAGCTTCAGCTTCAAGTCTTTGTTTAACTGCTAATAAACTAATATACTCTTGCTTACTCTCTTCTAATGTTGCTTGAAATCTTGTTGTATCAATTTTCATTAAAGGAGTGCCTTTTTTCACTGACTCACCATCTTTTACTAGAATTTCTGAAATAATACCTCCATCAAGAGACTGAACTCTTTGAATTTTATCTGAAGGAATAACTTTACCATTTCCTCTTGCTAACTCATCAATCTCTGCAAATGCTGACCAAAGAATGACTAAAGTAAAAAAAGAAATTATAAATATAAAAGTTAGATTTGCCACTTTACTAGGTGTCTCATTTGCATTTGCATAACTTGAATAGACAAACTCTAAATCTTCATCAGGACTTTTATCAAGACCATAAAGCTTATTAAACCATTTTTTTATCATTGTTTTGCACCTTTTGGTTTATTAAAAACTTCTTCTTTAGGACCATCAAAAGCAATCTGCCCATTTTCCACAATAATAACTCTATTTACTAAATGAAGCAATGAAGTTTTATGAGTAACTATAATTAATGTTTTGTCATGGATAATTTTTTCTATTTTTCTAATAAATGCTTGTTCTGTTTGTTTATCCATTGAGTTCGTTGGCTCATCAAGCATTAGAATATTTGGATTGGAAATTAATGCTCTTGCTAAAGTAACTGACTGTCTCTCACCTCCACTTAAACCTTCACCTCGTTCTCCTACCATCAAATCAAAACCAGCTTCATGTTTTCCTAAAAAGTCATCGAGTCCTGCAACTTTTGATACCTTTAAAAGCTCTTCATCGGATACATATTGTTCTCCAATTGTTATATTATCTTTTATTGTTCCCATAAATAAAAAAGGCTCTTGGGGTACACAACCTATTGCTCTTCTTAAATCAACTGGATCAATTTGTCTTGTATCTAAATCATCAACTAAAACAGAACCAGTAGTTGGTTCATAAAGATTCATAATAAGTTTAAGAAGTGTTGACTTTCCAGAACCAATTTTCCCTAATATAGCAACCTTCTCTCCAGGTTTTATACTTAGGTTTATATTTTTAAGAGTTTGATGATTTTGTTCTTTGTATGCAAAGTTTACATCTTTTAATTCAATTTTACCTTTTAATATAGGTCTACTGATATATGTTTTATTCTCTTTTTCTACTGGCATTTTCATAACTTCATCTAAGTTACTTAATGAAAGCATTGTTTTATCAAACTTTATAATAAGTCCTACCAATTGAGAAACAGGAGCAATTACTCTTCCATTTAAAATCATAGCTGCAATAATAGCACCCATTGTAATATCACCTTCACTTGCAAGATAAACTCCCCCTGCAACAATTGCAATATTTGAAAACTGTGAAATAAAAGCAGTAAAATAAGTAATACTTTGAGATAGAAAATGCCCTTTATCTGCATAATGAACTGTTTTATTTACTGAATTATCCCAGTTAGTTCTCATTCTATTTTGAGCTCTTACACTTTTAATAATTTCTAAACCAGTAACTGTTTCAATCATTGTTGTTTGTTTTATTTGCTCTTCTTTTACAGATTTTTCAATTATCTCTTTTAATGGTCTTTGCATATACCAAGAAACAAGAATTGAAATAATTACTGTAAAGATAGTAATATAAGCCAATGGTCCTGCGATATAAAAAACAACTATTATAAAGATAATAACAAAAGGGAAATCAACAAAAGCAGCTACTGTAGCACTTGTAAAAAACTCTCTCACGCTTTCAAAAGATTGTAGCCTACTTACAAATTGTCCAGTAGAGGCTGGTTTTGAGTTTATTTTTATATTTAATACATGATTAAAAATTTTATTTGAAATAATAGTATCTGTTCTTTTACTTGCAACCCCTAAAAAATAGGATCTTAAAACTTTTAAAACAAAATCAAAAAGCATTACAATACTAATACCAATAAACAATGCCCACATAGTTTCAATTGCATTATTAGGTAAAACTCTATCATAAACATTCATTGTAAACAATGGTGTAGCTAAGATGAATAAATTAATAAATAAAGAAACCAAAATAACTTGTTTGTAAATATTTTTATTTCTAAATAAAGTTCCCCAGAACCATTTTTGAGGGCTATCTACTTGTATTTCTTTTTCTATTCTATTATTAAAATTAAATTCTGGTTTTAAAATAATCAATTCACCTAAATATTCAGAATTTAATTTTTCTAAAGTCATTTCTGTTTCACCAGAACTAAGACCAGGAAGAATTACTTTTGCTATTCCTTCTTTCTCATCATAATCAAGTAAAACACATGATCTATCTTTTTCAAGCAAAAGCACAGCAGGAAGAGCAAGCTTTGTAAGTTTTGTTATTTCTCTTTTAACAACTTTACTTGTAAGTCCAATTCTTTTTGCAGCATCAATAAACATATCTAAATCTAACGATTTATTATGAACTGGAAGATTAAATTTCAAAGATTCTGCTGAGGCTTCTCTTTTATGATATTTTGATAAAAATATCAAGCACTCTAAAAGTGTATCAACAGTTCTTCTGTCCTTGAGGGTATTTAGACTTTCATCTAATTTTTCTTTTTCTTGCAATTTGCAACCTTGATAATATTAGTTAAAATTTTAGATTTTATTTATATTATCAATATATGCCTTATTAGACAATACAAGAGTAGAGTTTAAACTAATTATTTTATCTTTAGGTATATTTAAAAAGCTATCTAATTTATCTTCTAAATTATCATTTTTATTTAAAATATCATTTGTTTTTCCATCTAATTCTAACTCTCTTTTTAAATCAAGATTTAATTCTTTTCTAATTAATTCACTGTCTGTATCACTAATTAAACCTTCAAGTTCTTTTTCAATATTATTATTTTGTTTTTTAGGTTTATAATTAATTATTCTTGGAGCAATATTTGCACAATCTTGATTTTTTGAATTCACTACTGAGTTTGTTAGGTTTGATAAGTTAAACATCAAGTCATAATAATTGTTTATTAAAGCGTATTCAACTTCTATTAACGTTTTTGTTGATTCATAAAGTTCTCTTTCTGCATCTAAAATATCAACAAAAGTTCTTGTACCTGCTTGAAATTCACTTCTATATACATCTACAATATTTACATTTGCTTTTACATATTTTTTTAGCTCTTCAATTCTTCTTTTATATGTATCATGTTTCCCATATAAAGATTTTATTTCTGCAACAATTTCTTGAGTAATATCATCTAAAGTTTTCTTTTGTTCTTCTAAGAAAGTTTTTTCTTGAGTCGAAGTTACATTATTTTTATTACCATTAAATAAATTCCAATTAAAATTCAACCTAATATATTTTTCATCTGTTCTACCATTTTCAGTTAATTCTAAATCTTCATCAATTGAAGCTTTTAACTCTAAATCTATTTTTGGTAAAAATGATGCGTTCGCTTGTGCAATTTTTTCTCTTTGCATTTTTATTTTTTCTATTTGTTCTAATATTCTATAATTACTAGCAACCGCTTTTTTTATAGCTTCTTCTAAATTTTTTGGGATTTTAGTTTCATCAATAGCTGGTCTACATGTTTTACTAGTAGGATTTTCACCCACTAATTTAAAATACTTAGCTAATGTTGTATCTTTTTTATCTTCTTCATCAATATATCTATCTCTTATAAAATGCAGTTTTGAAGATACTTGATATGTTTCTAAAACTTCTCCACTAATACTTTCTTGTTCTTTTGCTATAGCTAAATTATCTTCATTTATTTTTATCATAGACTCAGTTAACGTTAATACTTCATCTGATTGAACTAAGCCTGTGTAAGCTTTAATTGTTTCTAAAACTGTGTTTTCAATTGCATAAAAACTTCTGTGTTTATTTGCTAAATCTTGATATTTCGTTTGTGCAACTTCAGAAGGAGTCAATCCTCCATCATATATATATTGTCTTAAAACAATTGCTGCACTATAACCATCTTGATCAGTCCATTCACCATCAGTAGCTGTTTTATTTATATCTCTTTTTTCTCTTTCACTTCCCTTTTGAAAATATGATTCTATATCTAATGTAGGTAAATAATTGCCTCTTCTTTCATCAACATACATTTTATATGCTTCTTGATTCTTTCTTTCAGCTATAACATTTGGATTTGTACTTAAAACTTTTTCAACACTATCTTTTAAACTAGTTGCACAAAGAGATGTCACTGATAGATACAAAAACAAACTCAAAAAAATCATTTTTATGCTATTGTTAGATTTCATTATCTTTCCTTAAGTAATCATTTCTTGCAAAACTGATTATTTTATTATATAATTATTTTTACATTTTAGCATAAAAAGAATAAAAAGCAATGGAAAATTACATAAATAATAAAAAAAGTGTTAAAATTATTAAAGAACACTTAAATATTCTTTATATTGAAGATGAAAGAAATATAAGAGAAAAGTTAAAAGAGGCTATAAAGCTTATTGTATCGAATGTTTATGATTGTGAAGACATTTCTCAAGCAAAAGAGATTTTAGATAAACATAGAATTGACATAATAATTTCTGACATTAATTTAAAGAATGAAAATGCCTTAGAATTTATAAAAAATATAAGAAAATATTATTTAAATTTACCTATTATTTTATTATCAGCATACACTGAAAAAAATTATTTATTAGAAGCAGCAAAACTAAAACTTGTTGATTATTTAGTAAAACCCATTGATTTTAAAATATTAAATAATACTATAGATAAAGCTGCACAGGAGCTTATTCAATACGGAAATTACATTGTTGATTTTGAAAATAAAACATCTTATAATATTCTTAATAAGAAATTATTATCTAAAGAAACCAAGAAAGACATTATATTAACAGCAAAAGAGATAGAATTGCTTGAATATTTTATTTCTAACAGTAATAGAGTCCTTTCCCATGATGAAATAAAAAATAAACTTTGGATAGATTCTTATGAAATTACAGACTCTGCACTTAAAAACTTAATTAATAAACTAAGAAAAAAAATAGGGAAAGAGTCAATAAAGAATATTTCAGGAGTTGGATTTAAAATAGAATTGATTTAAAATTTCAATTTTTTAAACTCTTTAATTAAAAATAACTGCCGTTGATAAATATATTTTTCTAAAATCTTTCTATCCCCAAAAGACAATTCATATATAAAAACTATTTTACTATAATCATTATTGATTTCTTTAATTTTATGAACTAAAGCTTTGAAGGCTAATCTTTCTTTATGAACAATTATATTTTCAAAGGAAGCTTCATGTTCTGTTTTAAAACCTATTACAATATCTACCTTATCTCCTAACCTTAACTTATTAGTTATATTTTTAGCAATAAAAGAAATAGAGGAAGAAGAAATAGACTCTACTTTATAACTATATCTTTCACTATTAGCAAAAATTGATCCATTAAATGTCTCATCAGGATCGACTCGTACAGTTTTTCTATTCTTTGAACTAGTTTCAACTTGAACTAAATCCTTTAAACAAACAATATTGCTAAGTTCATCATAGCTTTCAAGTTTAGCATTTAGAATTTTATTTTCAATATGTATTGTTGTCTTTTTTTCATATCTTATAGCTTTTATCTGTACATTTTCTGTTTTTATTCTTATTCTATCTTTTTCAATATTTATAATAGAAGCATCGTGAATAAAAGGAATTCCTTTATAATGGTTAATTAGTTCAATTTTATTATTGTTTAGTTTAGAGTCATAAAGCTCTTTAAATAAATCATCTTCAATTGATTCTTCATCACTATTTTCTATCTTTTCAATTGAACACAATAAAGAAGAAATTAAAGTATCGTAGTTTACTGGTTTTTGTATAAACTCATTTATTCCAAGTTTTTTAAACTTCATTATATTCTCTTCATAAGCATGAGCAGATATTATCACTACTTGTGCATGAGGGCTAAATTCTAATAATTTTGCAATAAATTCATGTCCATCCATTTGAGGCATTGTTAAATCAGTTAAAACTAAATCTGGTAAACTTTTCTTAAAAATTTCTAAACCAACTAAACCATTGTCAGCTACATAAACTTCTTTAAAAAGTTTACCCACAAAATTTTTCATCTGCTTTTGAATATGCTTACTATCTTCTACTATTAAAACACTATATTCACTTGCTTTATTTTTTAGTTTCATTAATTCAGACAATTTCACCCCTTAATACTATTTCAAAGCAAGCACCAAAATTTTGATTATATGCTTTAATTTTACCTTCTAGATGTTTTTCTACAATAATCTTCGACATATAAAGCCCTAAACCTGTACCCTCAAGCTCATCTTTTGTAGTAAAATATGGTTCGAAAATATTATTTATAATCTCTTCAGGTATTCCTCCTGCATTATCACATATTTTTATTATGATATTTTCACCATCTAAATACTCATAAACATCTATTCTTTTGTGCTCTATGTCTCTTTGAACTAAAACTTCTTTTGCATTTTTTAAAATATTTATAATTACTTGTAAAAACTCTTTTTCAAAACTATTAACTTTTTTACCTGATGTAAACTCTTTCTTTACTTCAATATTGTTATTTTCTAAAGTTTTACCCATAACAGAAATTGCATCTTTAAATACATCTTCTACAAAAAAGCTCTCTTTTTGTTTATTTGGTTTAAAAAAGTTCCTAAAATCTTCAATTGTTTGAGATAAGTATTGTGTTTGAGATATTATGTCTTGTGCATTTTCTTCTAATGCTTCTTTATCTATCATATCAAGATCTATATCCATTAAAATATTGTTTGCACTCATTGCTACAACAGAGATTGGTTGTCTCCATTGATGAGCAATCATACTTATCATTTCACCCATTGCAGCATGTCTTGATTGTGCAATCATTAGTTCTTCTTTATCTTTTAATTCTTCTTGTAGTTTTAGCTCTTTTGTTATCTCTTGTTTGATTGCCATATAGTTAATGATTTTTTTATCTTTTTTAGAAAAAATTGGGAAAATTATAGCTCTTTCCCAAAACTCTTTTTTATTTTTACTGATATTTCTAAAAACTCCACTCCACGTTTTTCCAGAAGAGATTGTTTGCCATAAATTATCATATTCCTCTTCATCCATAGTATCTGATTGTAAAACATCAATATTTTTACCTGTAATTTCAGAAAAACTATATCCACTTACTTTAGTAAAGTGAGAATTTACATACTCAACCTCACCTTTTTTATTTGTAATAACAAAAGAGATAGGAGCTTGCTCTACTGCTTGTCGTAAAATAGAAAGTTCATTTTGGATCAATGCAAACTCAGTAATATCTTGAATAGTACCTATTACAAGATGAACTTCTTTACTTTTATCTTTTTTAAACTCTATATTACAATTAACATGTCTTACTTCTTTATCTGATTGTCTTATGATTCTATACTCTGTTCGATATCCTCTTTTTTTGTATTTACCTAAAAAGAATCTTTTTACCACATTTTCTCTATCTTCTTCATGGGTAAAGTTTTTAACTAAATCTTCAAGGGTGATTTTTGTTTCATTGGCTAAACCAAAAACAGATTTAATATTTTTTGATAGAGTTAAAGTATTAGTTTTAAAGTCATATCTAAAGTGCCCTAAATTTGACATTTTCTCAGCTTTTAGAAGATTTTTCTCACTTGTCTTTAAATTAACTTCTAACTCTTTTTGCTTTGTAATATCAGTATGAAAACCAACCATTCTAATTGCATTTCCATTTTTATCAAAGATAGTCTTACCTCTATCTAAAATCCAAACCCAATGCCCATCTTTATGTTTTAATCTATGTACATTTTCATAATATGTAGTTCTTCCTCTATGATTTGCTTTTATATCACTTAT
The Arcobacter sp. CECT 8983 genome window above contains:
- a CDS encoding PAS domain-containing protein; amino-acid sequence: MNQTKAVLLTITVVIFAFLLQVYYINFSISNQIKIYENNILKEARNSFTSFLTIKMWNTTNNGVYIKEDEDYSIISPISMTKQIFDLSSRSNIQSYKITSLNPSNEGNKPNYFEKKVLKEFEKKDKTEFFEFNKNRNKLKYMASLTVTRACLDCHSSQGYKIGDIRGGIRVTLNTSDYQEFYINANKKRDYYMLFSFFISLIVFLVLIYFVNNIYKKHRIIMRISDKNRVLSQRYEHAINGSNDGLWDWDLSSNKVYFSKIWKGMLGYKENELANSLETWKKLVHPDDIESAISDIKANHRGRTTYYENVHRLKHKDGHWVWILDRGKTIFDKNGNAIRMVGFHTDITKQKELEVNLKTSEKNLLKAEKMSNLGHFRYDFKTNTLTLSKNIKSVFGLANETKITLEDLVKNFTHEEDRENVVKRFFLGKYKKRGYRTEYRIIRQSDKEVRHVNCNIEFKKDKSKEVHLVIGTIQDITEFALIQNELSILRQAVEQAPISFVITNKKGEVEYVNSHFTKVSGYSFSEITGKNIDVLQSDTMDEEEYDNLWQTISSGKTWSGVFRNISKNKKEFWERAIIFPIFSKKDKKIINYMAIKQEITKELKLQEELKDKEELMIAQSRHAAMGEMISMIAHQWRQPISVVAMSANNILMDIDLDMIDKEALEENAQDIISQTQYLSQTIEDFRNFFKPNKQKESFFVEDVFKDAISVMGKTLENNNIEVKKEFTSGKKVNSFEKEFLQVIINILKNAKEVLVQRDIEHKRIDVYEYLDGENIIIKICDNAGGIPEEIINNIFEPYFTTKDELEGTGLGLYMSKIIVEKHLEGKIKAYNQNFGACFEIVLRGEIV